A window from Solanum stenotomum isolate F172 chromosome 5, ASM1918654v1, whole genome shotgun sequence encodes these proteins:
- the LOC125863767 gene encoding 1-aminocyclopropane-1-carboxylate oxidase homolog — protein sequence MDWPEGLGVLALDYPAYPQPELTRGTNKYFDNDFLTVLLQDHIGGLQMLHQNQWVDVHPTCGDLLISNDKYISVEHIVLTNKVGQRVSVPCFFGTDSMTSPKIYGQISELLLEDSPPKYHTTTVKDYSELSRPRPS from the exons ATGGATTGGCCAGAGGGCCTTGGTGTTTTGGCCCTTGACTATCCAGCATACCCTCAGCCAGAACTTACCAGAGGCACCAACAAATATTTTGACAATGATTTTCTCACAGTGCTTCTACAAGATCACATAGGAGGACTCCAAATGCTTCACCAGAATCAGTGGGTTGATGTTCATCCAACGTGTGGTGATCTT CTCATCTCAAACGACAAGTACATAAGTGTTGAACACATAGTATTGACAAATAAAGTTGGACAAAGAGTATCAGTTCCATGCTTCTTTGGCACAGATTCAATGACATCTCCCAAGATTTATGGACAGATTTCTGAATTGTTGTTAGAAGATAGCCCTCCAAAATATCATACAACCACAGTGAAAGACTATTCtgagttgtcacgacccagaccgtcgtga